One segment of Cervus canadensis isolate Bull #8, Minnesota chromosome 32, ASM1932006v1, whole genome shotgun sequence DNA contains the following:
- the SUN1 gene encoding SUN domain-containing protein 1 isoform X5 encodes MSRRSLRLVTTARAAGDGPAGDSAARLAKQRSGTHKSAFSVHPSSRKVLSSAVSHGGSGTVQAAACPRPPVLDESLIREQTKVDHFWAQQQKNVCFLGLDDDGDLKGGNKAAIQGNGEVTAGAAEAAGSNGYTCSDCSLLSERGGVLTACSAARGPACRGYSRDRSQRPGRAARRGDGTWSLATRTSASCASFLVQLFQVVLMKLNYESENYKLKSCESKDRESKSYESESHESKAHSRHCGRMDARAPLAEDGHLRANGASLCDDCKGRKRLETHVTTRSQLSRPGGLAGTLGLALSRAGHLSGQALRRAGAAGWRGSRMLLSALCLAAAAPGKAASGVFWWLGIGWYQLVTLISWLNVFLLTRCLRNICKFLILLIPLFLLLGAGVSLWGQGDVFSLLPVLNWTQSHRVQRVDDPRTTLTPAASHPNQPLQVGDEAFHWRRMSEVERQVATLSGQCHSHDEKLGQLAALLQKLQARVDQADGSSEGGSPPTNYVTLHQEHELRISSLEDVLGELTERSEAIQKELEQAKLRTVSGAGEEQRLLALVGRLEQELGHLKADLSSWQHGQASCEKVEAIHEKVDVQIREALRLMFSGDEHDASVDWLLRKLSSQFVSKGDVQVLLRDLELQILRNITHHISVTREVPTSETVVSAVSGAGISGITEAQARVIVNNALKLYSQDKTGMVDFALESGGGSVLSTRCSETYETKTALISLFGVPLWYFSQSPRVAIQPDIYPGNCWAFKGSQGYLVVRLSMTICPTAFTLEHIPKALSPTGSITSAPKDFAVFGLENEYQEEGQLLGRFTYDQEGESLQIFVAPKKPEGAFQIVELRIFSNWGHPEYTCLYRFRVHGEPIK; translated from the exons ATGTCCCGCCGCAGTCTGCGCCTGGTCACCACAGCCCGCGCTGCCGGGGACGGCCCCGCCGGGGACAGTGCGGCCAG ACTAGCCAAACAGCGCAGCGGCACACACAAGTCGGCATTTAGTGTCCACCCCAGCTCAAGGAAGGTCCTGTCCTCGGCTGTCAGCCATGGCGGCTCGGGCACCGTGCAGGCCGCAGCCTGTCCACGGCCTCCCGTGCTGGATGAGTCTCTGATCCGTGAGCAGACCAAAGTGGACCACTTCTGgg ctcaacagcaaaaaaatgtgtgttttttagGTCTTGATGATGATGGAGATCTTAAAG GTGGGAACAAAGCCGCCATTCAGGGAAACGGCGAGGTGACCGCTGGGGCGGCGGAGGCGGCCGGGAGCAACGGCTACACCTGTAGCGACTGCAGCCTCCTCTCCGAGCGCGGGGGCGTGCTCACCGCCTGCTCTGCAGCCCGCGGCCCGGCCTGCAGGGGCTACTCCAGGGACAGGAGTCAGAGAC CAGGCCGCGCCGCCCGCCGTGGGGATGGCACCTGGTCGCTGGCCACGCGCACCTCGGCATCCTGTGCCTCGTTCTTAGTGCAACTTTTCCAAGTGGTTTTAATGAAGCTCAATTATGAATCAGAAAATTACAAATTGAAAAGTTGTGAATCAAAAGATCGTGAATCAAAAAGCTATGAGTCAGAAAGCCATGAATCAAAag CTCATTCCCGTCATTGTGGGAGGATGGACGCGAGAGCGCCCCTCGCCGAGGACGGCCACCTCCGTGCAAACGGGGCGTCGCTGT GCGACGACTGTAAGGGGAGGAAGCGCCTGGAAACGCACGTCACCACCCGCTCGCAGCTCTCACGGCCAGGAGGGCTGGCAGGGACCCTGGGGCTCGCCTTGTCCCGCGCAG GTCACCTCTCGGGGCAGGCGCTGCGCAGGGCCGGAGCCGCAGGATGGCGTGGGTCCCGGATGCTGCTGTCGGCGCTGTGCTTGGCCGCGGCCGCCCCAG GGAAGGCGGCGTCTGGAGTGTTCTGGTGGCTTGGGATTGGATGGTACCAGCTTGTTACTTTGATCTCTTGGCTGAATGTGTTTCTTCTTACAAG GTGCCTTCGAAATATTTGCAAGTTTTTAATCTTGCTCATTCCATTATTCCTTTTACTAG GTGCAGGTGTTTCATTATGGGGCCAGGGTGACGTCTTTTCGCTCCTGCCTGTGTTAAACTGGACACAAAGCCACAGAGTGCAGAGAGTGGATGACCCCAGGACCACGCTCACACCTGCTGCCTCCCACCCCAACCAGCCTCTGCAG GTTGGTGATGAGGCCTTCCACTGGCGTCGGATGAGTGAGGTGGAGAGGCAGGTGGCCACGTTGTCGGGACAGTGTCACAGTCACGATGAGAAGCTTGGACAGCTGGCGGCTTTGCTCCAGAAGCTGCAAGCTCGGGTGGACCAGGCGGACGGCAGCAGTGAGGGGGGGTCACCCCCG ACCAACTATGTGACACTTCACCAAGAGCATGAATTGCGCATCTCCAGCCTGGAAGATGTACTTGGAGAACTAACAGAAAGATCTGAG GCTATCCAGAAGGAGCTAGAGCAGGCCAAGCTAAGAACAGTCAG CGGGGCTGGCGAGGAGCAGCGCCTGCTTGCCTTGGTCGGGCGTCTGGAGCAGGAGCTGGGGCACCTGAAAGCAGACTTGTCCAGCTGGCAGCATGGGCAAGCCAGCTGTGAGAAGGTGGAGGCCATCCATGAAAAG GTGGATGTCCAAATCAGAGAGGCGCTCAGACTCATGTTCTCTGGAGATGAGCACGATGCTTCTGTCGACTGGCTGCTCCGGAAGCTGTCCTCTCAGTTTGTGAGCAAGGGTGACGTGCAGGTTTTGCTACGAGATTTAGAGCTGCAGATCCTGAGGAACATCACGCACCACATTTCTGTGACAAGAGAGGTGCCGACCTCCGAAACTGTAGTGTCTGCTGTGAGCGGAGCAGGCATTTCGGGAATAACAGAAGCG CAAGCACGGGTCATCGTGAACAATGCCCTGAAGCTGTACTCCCAGGACAAGACGGGCATGGTGGACTTCGCCCTGGAGTCCGGGG GGGGGAGCGTCTTGAGTACCCGCTGCTCCGAGACGTACGAGACCAAGACCGCACTCATCAGCCTGTTCGGCGTGCCGCTCTGGTACTTCTCCCAGTCGCCCCGGGTGGCCATCCAG CCTGACATCTACCCAGGGAACTGCTGGGCGTTCAAAGGCTCCCAGGGGTATCTGGTGGTGAGGCTGTCAATGACGATCTGCCCGACCGCCTTCACCCTGGAGCACATACCGAAAGCGCTGTCGCCCACGGGCAGCATCACCAGCGCCCCCAAGGACTTCGCGGTTTTC
- the SUN1 gene encoding SUN domain-containing protein 1 isoform X6 gives MDFSRLHTYTPPQCVPENTGYTYALSSSYSSDALDFETEHKLDPVFDSPRMSRRSLRLVTTARAAGDGPAGDSAARLAKQRSGTHKSAFSVHPSSRKVLSSAVSHGGSGTVQAAACPRPPVLDESLIREQTKVDHFWAQQQKNVCFLGLDDDGDLKGGNKAAIQGNGEVTAGAAEAAGSNGYTCSDCSLLSERGGVLTACSAARGPACRGYSRDRSQRPHSRHCGRMDARAPLAEDGHLRANGASLCDDCKGRKRLETHVTTRSQLSRPGGLAGTLGLALSRAGHLSGQALRRAGAAGWRGSRMLLSALCLAAAAPGKAASGVFWWLGIGWYQLVTLISWLNVFLLTRCLRNICKFLILLIPLFLLLGAGVSLWGQGDVFSLLPVLNWTQSHRVQRVDDPRTTLTPAASHPNQPLQVGDEAFHWRRMSEVERQVATLSGQCHSHDEKLGQLAALLQKLQARVDQADGSSEGGSPPTNYVTLHQEHELRISSLEDVLGELTERSEAIQKELEQAKLRTVSGAGEEQRLLALVGRLEQELGHLKADLSSWQHGQASCEKVEAIHEKVDVQIREALRLMFSGDEHDASVDWLLRKLSSQFVSKGDVQVLLRDLELQILRNITHHISVTREVPTSETVVSAVSGAGISGITEAQARVIVNNALKLYSQDKTGMVDFALESGGGSVLSTRCSETYETKTALISLFGVPLWYFSQSPRVAIQPDIYPGNCWAFKGSQGYLVVRLSMTICPTAFTLEHIPKALSPTGSITSAPKDFAVFGLENEYQEEGQLLGRFTYDQEGESLQIFVAPKKPEGAFQIVELRIFSNWGHPEYTCLYRFRVHGEPIK, from the exons ATGGACTTCTCTCGGCTCCACACGTACACTCCTCCCCAGTGTGTGCCCGAGAACACTGGCTACACGTATGCACTCAG ttcaAGTTATTCTTCTGATGCTCTGGATTTTGAGACTGAACACAAGTTGGATCCTGTATTTGATTCTCCAAGAATGTCCCGCCGCAGTCTGCGCCTGGTCACCACAGCCCGCGCTGCCGGGGACGGCCCCGCCGGGGACAGTGCGGCCAG ACTAGCCAAACAGCGCAGCGGCACACACAAGTCGGCATTTAGTGTCCACCCCAGCTCAAGGAAGGTCCTGTCCTCGGCTGTCAGCCATGGCGGCTCGGGCACCGTGCAGGCCGCAGCCTGTCCACGGCCTCCCGTGCTGGATGAGTCTCTGATCCGTGAGCAGACCAAAGTGGACCACTTCTGgg ctcaacagcaaaaaaatgtgtgttttttagGTCTTGATGATGATGGAGATCTTAAAG GTGGGAACAAAGCCGCCATTCAGGGAAACGGCGAGGTGACCGCTGGGGCGGCGGAGGCGGCCGGGAGCAACGGCTACACCTGTAGCGACTGCAGCCTCCTCTCCGAGCGCGGGGGCGTGCTCACCGCCTGCTCTGCAGCCCGCGGCCCGGCCTGCAGGGGCTACTCCAGGGACAGGAGTCAGAGAC CTCATTCCCGTCATTGTGGGAGGATGGACGCGAGAGCGCCCCTCGCCGAGGACGGCCACCTCCGTGCAAACGGGGCGTCGCTGT GCGACGACTGTAAGGGGAGGAAGCGCCTGGAAACGCACGTCACCACCCGCTCGCAGCTCTCACGGCCAGGAGGGCTGGCAGGGACCCTGGGGCTCGCCTTGTCCCGCGCAG GTCACCTCTCGGGGCAGGCGCTGCGCAGGGCCGGAGCCGCAGGATGGCGTGGGTCCCGGATGCTGCTGTCGGCGCTGTGCTTGGCCGCGGCCGCCCCAG GGAAGGCGGCGTCTGGAGTGTTCTGGTGGCTTGGGATTGGATGGTACCAGCTTGTTACTTTGATCTCTTGGCTGAATGTGTTTCTTCTTACAAG GTGCCTTCGAAATATTTGCAAGTTTTTAATCTTGCTCATTCCATTATTCCTTTTACTAG GTGCAGGTGTTTCATTATGGGGCCAGGGTGACGTCTTTTCGCTCCTGCCTGTGTTAAACTGGACACAAAGCCACAGAGTGCAGAGAGTGGATGACCCCAGGACCACGCTCACACCTGCTGCCTCCCACCCCAACCAGCCTCTGCAG GTTGGTGATGAGGCCTTCCACTGGCGTCGGATGAGTGAGGTGGAGAGGCAGGTGGCCACGTTGTCGGGACAGTGTCACAGTCACGATGAGAAGCTTGGACAGCTGGCGGCTTTGCTCCAGAAGCTGCAAGCTCGGGTGGACCAGGCGGACGGCAGCAGTGAGGGGGGGTCACCCCCG ACCAACTATGTGACACTTCACCAAGAGCATGAATTGCGCATCTCCAGCCTGGAAGATGTACTTGGAGAACTAACAGAAAGATCTGAG GCTATCCAGAAGGAGCTAGAGCAGGCCAAGCTAAGAACAGTCAG CGGGGCTGGCGAGGAGCAGCGCCTGCTTGCCTTGGTCGGGCGTCTGGAGCAGGAGCTGGGGCACCTGAAAGCAGACTTGTCCAGCTGGCAGCATGGGCAAGCCAGCTGTGAGAAGGTGGAGGCCATCCATGAAAAG GTGGATGTCCAAATCAGAGAGGCGCTCAGACTCATGTTCTCTGGAGATGAGCACGATGCTTCTGTCGACTGGCTGCTCCGGAAGCTGTCCTCTCAGTTTGTGAGCAAGGGTGACGTGCAGGTTTTGCTACGAGATTTAGAGCTGCAGATCCTGAGGAACATCACGCACCACATTTCTGTGACAAGAGAGGTGCCGACCTCCGAAACTGTAGTGTCTGCTGTGAGCGGAGCAGGCATTTCGGGAATAACAGAAGCG CAAGCACGGGTCATCGTGAACAATGCCCTGAAGCTGTACTCCCAGGACAAGACGGGCATGGTGGACTTCGCCCTGGAGTCCGGGG GGGGGAGCGTCTTGAGTACCCGCTGCTCCGAGACGTACGAGACCAAGACCGCACTCATCAGCCTGTTCGGCGTGCCGCTCTGGTACTTCTCCCAGTCGCCCCGGGTGGCCATCCAG CCTGACATCTACCCAGGGAACTGCTGGGCGTTCAAAGGCTCCCAGGGGTATCTGGTGGTGAGGCTGTCAATGACGATCTGCCCGACCGCCTTCACCCTGGAGCACATACCGAAAGCGCTGTCGCCCACGGGCAGCATCACCAGCGCCCCCAAGGACTTCGCGGTTTTC
- the SUN1 gene encoding SUN domain-containing protein 1 isoform X2 — translation MDFSRLHTYTPPQCVPENTGYTYALSSSYSSDALDFETEHKLDPVFDSPRMSRRSLRLVTTARAAGDGPAGDSAARLAKQRSGTHKSAFSVHPSSRKVLSSAVSHGGSGTVQAAACPRPPVLDESLIREQTKVDHFWAQQQKNVCFLGLDDDGDLKGGNKAAIQGNGEVTAGAAEAAGSNGYTCSDCSLLSERGGVLTACSAARGPACRGYSRDRSQRRRAARRGDGTWSLATRTSASCASFLVQLFQVVLMKLNYESENYKLKSCESKDRESKSYESESHESKAHSRHCGRMDARAPLAEDGHLRANGASLCDDCKGRKRLETHVTTRSQLSRPGGLAGTLGLALSRAGHLSGQALRRAGAAGWRGSRMLLSALCLAAAAPGKAASGVFWWLGIGWYQLVTLISWLNVFLLTRCLRNICKFLILLIPLFLLLGAGVSLWGQGDVFSLLPVLNWTQSHRVQRVDDPRTTLTPAASHPNQPLQVGDEAFHWRRMSEVERQVATLSGQCHSHDEKLGQLAALLQKLQARVDQADGSSEGGSPPTNYVTLHQEHELRISSLEDVLGELTERSEAIQKELEQAKLRTVSGAGEEQRLLALVGRLEQELGHLKADLSSWQHGQASCEKVEAIHEKVDVQIREALRLMFSGDEHDASVDWLLRKLSSQFVSKGDVQVLLRDLELQILRNITHHISVTREVPTSETVVSAVSGAGISGITEAQARVIVNNALKLYSQDKTGMVDFALESGGGSVLSTRCSETYETKTALISLFGVPLWYFSQSPRVAIQPDIYPGNCWAFKGSQGYLVVRLSMTICPTAFTLEHIPKALSPTGSITSAPKDFAVFGLENEYQEEGQLLGRFTYDQEGESLQIFVAPKKPEGAFQIVELRIFSNWGHPEYTCLYRFRVHGEPIK, via the exons ATGGACTTCTCTCGGCTCCACACGTACACTCCTCCCCAGTGTGTGCCCGAGAACACTGGCTACACGTATGCACTCAG ttcaAGTTATTCTTCTGATGCTCTGGATTTTGAGACTGAACACAAGTTGGATCCTGTATTTGATTCTCCAAGAATGTCCCGCCGCAGTCTGCGCCTGGTCACCACAGCCCGCGCTGCCGGGGACGGCCCCGCCGGGGACAGTGCGGCCAG ACTAGCCAAACAGCGCAGCGGCACACACAAGTCGGCATTTAGTGTCCACCCCAGCTCAAGGAAGGTCCTGTCCTCGGCTGTCAGCCATGGCGGCTCGGGCACCGTGCAGGCCGCAGCCTGTCCACGGCCTCCCGTGCTGGATGAGTCTCTGATCCGTGAGCAGACCAAAGTGGACCACTTCTGgg ctcaacagcaaaaaaatgtgtgttttttagGTCTTGATGATGATGGAGATCTTAAAG GTGGGAACAAAGCCGCCATTCAGGGAAACGGCGAGGTGACCGCTGGGGCGGCGGAGGCGGCCGGGAGCAACGGCTACACCTGTAGCGACTGCAGCCTCCTCTCCGAGCGCGGGGGCGTGCTCACCGCCTGCTCTGCAGCCCGCGGCCCGGCCTGCAGGGGCTACTCCAGGGACAGGAGTCAGAGAC GCCGCGCCGCCCGCCGTGGGGATGGCACCTGGTCGCTGGCCACGCGCACCTCGGCATCCTGTGCCTCGTTCTTAGTGCAACTTTTCCAAGTGGTTTTAATGAAGCTCAATTATGAATCAGAAAATTACAAATTGAAAAGTTGTGAATCAAAAGATCGTGAATCAAAAAGCTATGAGTCAGAAAGCCATGAATCAAAag CTCATTCCCGTCATTGTGGGAGGATGGACGCGAGAGCGCCCCTCGCCGAGGACGGCCACCTCCGTGCAAACGGGGCGTCGCTGT GCGACGACTGTAAGGGGAGGAAGCGCCTGGAAACGCACGTCACCACCCGCTCGCAGCTCTCACGGCCAGGAGGGCTGGCAGGGACCCTGGGGCTCGCCTTGTCCCGCGCAG GTCACCTCTCGGGGCAGGCGCTGCGCAGGGCCGGAGCCGCAGGATGGCGTGGGTCCCGGATGCTGCTGTCGGCGCTGTGCTTGGCCGCGGCCGCCCCAG GGAAGGCGGCGTCTGGAGTGTTCTGGTGGCTTGGGATTGGATGGTACCAGCTTGTTACTTTGATCTCTTGGCTGAATGTGTTTCTTCTTACAAG GTGCCTTCGAAATATTTGCAAGTTTTTAATCTTGCTCATTCCATTATTCCTTTTACTAG GTGCAGGTGTTTCATTATGGGGCCAGGGTGACGTCTTTTCGCTCCTGCCTGTGTTAAACTGGACACAAAGCCACAGAGTGCAGAGAGTGGATGACCCCAGGACCACGCTCACACCTGCTGCCTCCCACCCCAACCAGCCTCTGCAG GTTGGTGATGAGGCCTTCCACTGGCGTCGGATGAGTGAGGTGGAGAGGCAGGTGGCCACGTTGTCGGGACAGTGTCACAGTCACGATGAGAAGCTTGGACAGCTGGCGGCTTTGCTCCAGAAGCTGCAAGCTCGGGTGGACCAGGCGGACGGCAGCAGTGAGGGGGGGTCACCCCCG ACCAACTATGTGACACTTCACCAAGAGCATGAATTGCGCATCTCCAGCCTGGAAGATGTACTTGGAGAACTAACAGAAAGATCTGAG GCTATCCAGAAGGAGCTAGAGCAGGCCAAGCTAAGAACAGTCAG CGGGGCTGGCGAGGAGCAGCGCCTGCTTGCCTTGGTCGGGCGTCTGGAGCAGGAGCTGGGGCACCTGAAAGCAGACTTGTCCAGCTGGCAGCATGGGCAAGCCAGCTGTGAGAAGGTGGAGGCCATCCATGAAAAG GTGGATGTCCAAATCAGAGAGGCGCTCAGACTCATGTTCTCTGGAGATGAGCACGATGCTTCTGTCGACTGGCTGCTCCGGAAGCTGTCCTCTCAGTTTGTGAGCAAGGGTGACGTGCAGGTTTTGCTACGAGATTTAGAGCTGCAGATCCTGAGGAACATCACGCACCACATTTCTGTGACAAGAGAGGTGCCGACCTCCGAAACTGTAGTGTCTGCTGTGAGCGGAGCAGGCATTTCGGGAATAACAGAAGCG CAAGCACGGGTCATCGTGAACAATGCCCTGAAGCTGTACTCCCAGGACAAGACGGGCATGGTGGACTTCGCCCTGGAGTCCGGGG GGGGGAGCGTCTTGAGTACCCGCTGCTCCGAGACGTACGAGACCAAGACCGCACTCATCAGCCTGTTCGGCGTGCCGCTCTGGTACTTCTCCCAGTCGCCCCGGGTGGCCATCCAG CCTGACATCTACCCAGGGAACTGCTGGGCGTTCAAAGGCTCCCAGGGGTATCTGGTGGTGAGGCTGTCAATGACGATCTGCCCGACCGCCTTCACCCTGGAGCACATACCGAAAGCGCTGTCGCCCACGGGCAGCATCACCAGCGCCCCCAAGGACTTCGCGGTTTTC
- the SUN1 gene encoding SUN domain-containing protein 1 isoform X7, whose product MDFSRLHTYTPPQCVPENTGYTYALSSSYSSDALDFETEHKLDPVFDSPRMSRRSLRLVTTARAAGDGPAGDSAARLAKQRSGTHKSAFSVHPSSRKVLSSAVSHGGSGTVQAAACPRPPVLDESLIREQTKVDHFWAQQQKNVCFLGLDDDGDLKGGNKAAIQGNGEVTAGAAEAAGSNGYTCSDCSLLSERGGVLTACSAARGPACRGYSRDRSQRPGRAARRGDGTWSLATRTSASCASFLVQLFQVVLMKLNYESENYKLKSCESKDRESKSYESESHESKAHSRHCGRMDARAPLAEDGHLRANGASLWKAASGVFWWLGIGWYQLVTLISWLNVFLLTRCLRNICKFLILLIPLFLLLGAGVSLWGQGDVFSLLPVLNWTQSHRVQRVDDPRTTLTPAASHPNQPLQVGDEAFHWRRMSEVERQVATLSGQCHSHDEKLGQLAALLQKLQARVDQADGSSEGGSPPTNYVTLHQEHELRISSLEDVLGELTERSEAIQKELEQAKLRTVSGAGEEQRLLALVGRLEQELGHLKADLSSWQHGQASCEKVEAIHEKVDVQIREALRLMFSGDEHDASVDWLLRKLSSQFVSKGDVQVLLRDLELQILRNITHHISVTREVPTSETVVSAVSGAGISGITEAQARVIVNNALKLYSQDKTGMVDFALESGGGSVLSTRCSETYETKTALISLFGVPLWYFSQSPRVAIQPDIYPGNCWAFKGSQGYLVVRLSMTICPTAFTLEHIPKALSPTGSITSAPKDFAVFGLENEYQEEGQLLGRFTYDQEGESLQIFVAPKKPEGAFQIVELRIFSNWGHPEYTCLYRFRVHGEPIK is encoded by the exons ATGGACTTCTCTCGGCTCCACACGTACACTCCTCCCCAGTGTGTGCCCGAGAACACTGGCTACACGTATGCACTCAG ttcaAGTTATTCTTCTGATGCTCTGGATTTTGAGACTGAACACAAGTTGGATCCTGTATTTGATTCTCCAAGAATGTCCCGCCGCAGTCTGCGCCTGGTCACCACAGCCCGCGCTGCCGGGGACGGCCCCGCCGGGGACAGTGCGGCCAG ACTAGCCAAACAGCGCAGCGGCACACACAAGTCGGCATTTAGTGTCCACCCCAGCTCAAGGAAGGTCCTGTCCTCGGCTGTCAGCCATGGCGGCTCGGGCACCGTGCAGGCCGCAGCCTGTCCACGGCCTCCCGTGCTGGATGAGTCTCTGATCCGTGAGCAGACCAAAGTGGACCACTTCTGgg ctcaacagcaaaaaaatgtgtgttttttagGTCTTGATGATGATGGAGATCTTAAAG GTGGGAACAAAGCCGCCATTCAGGGAAACGGCGAGGTGACCGCTGGGGCGGCGGAGGCGGCCGGGAGCAACGGCTACACCTGTAGCGACTGCAGCCTCCTCTCCGAGCGCGGGGGCGTGCTCACCGCCTGCTCTGCAGCCCGCGGCCCGGCCTGCAGGGGCTACTCCAGGGACAGGAGTCAGAGAC CAGGCCGCGCCGCCCGCCGTGGGGATGGCACCTGGTCGCTGGCCACGCGCACCTCGGCATCCTGTGCCTCGTTCTTAGTGCAACTTTTCCAAGTGGTTTTAATGAAGCTCAATTATGAATCAGAAAATTACAAATTGAAAAGTTGTGAATCAAAAGATCGTGAATCAAAAAGCTATGAGTCAGAAAGCCATGAATCAAAag CTCATTCCCGTCATTGTGGGAGGATGGACGCGAGAGCGCCCCTCGCCGAGGACGGCCACCTCCGTGCAAACGGGGCGTCGCTGT GGAAGGCGGCGTCTGGAGTGTTCTGGTGGCTTGGGATTGGATGGTACCAGCTTGTTACTTTGATCTCTTGGCTGAATGTGTTTCTTCTTACAAG GTGCCTTCGAAATATTTGCAAGTTTTTAATCTTGCTCATTCCATTATTCCTTTTACTAG GTGCAGGTGTTTCATTATGGGGCCAGGGTGACGTCTTTTCGCTCCTGCCTGTGTTAAACTGGACACAAAGCCACAGAGTGCAGAGAGTGGATGACCCCAGGACCACGCTCACACCTGCTGCCTCCCACCCCAACCAGCCTCTGCAG GTTGGTGATGAGGCCTTCCACTGGCGTCGGATGAGTGAGGTGGAGAGGCAGGTGGCCACGTTGTCGGGACAGTGTCACAGTCACGATGAGAAGCTTGGACAGCTGGCGGCTTTGCTCCAGAAGCTGCAAGCTCGGGTGGACCAGGCGGACGGCAGCAGTGAGGGGGGGTCACCCCCG ACCAACTATGTGACACTTCACCAAGAGCATGAATTGCGCATCTCCAGCCTGGAAGATGTACTTGGAGAACTAACAGAAAGATCTGAG GCTATCCAGAAGGAGCTAGAGCAGGCCAAGCTAAGAACAGTCAG CGGGGCTGGCGAGGAGCAGCGCCTGCTTGCCTTGGTCGGGCGTCTGGAGCAGGAGCTGGGGCACCTGAAAGCAGACTTGTCCAGCTGGCAGCATGGGCAAGCCAGCTGTGAGAAGGTGGAGGCCATCCATGAAAAG GTGGATGTCCAAATCAGAGAGGCGCTCAGACTCATGTTCTCTGGAGATGAGCACGATGCTTCTGTCGACTGGCTGCTCCGGAAGCTGTCCTCTCAGTTTGTGAGCAAGGGTGACGTGCAGGTTTTGCTACGAGATTTAGAGCTGCAGATCCTGAGGAACATCACGCACCACATTTCTGTGACAAGAGAGGTGCCGACCTCCGAAACTGTAGTGTCTGCTGTGAGCGGAGCAGGCATTTCGGGAATAACAGAAGCG CAAGCACGGGTCATCGTGAACAATGCCCTGAAGCTGTACTCCCAGGACAAGACGGGCATGGTGGACTTCGCCCTGGAGTCCGGGG GGGGGAGCGTCTTGAGTACCCGCTGCTCCGAGACGTACGAGACCAAGACCGCACTCATCAGCCTGTTCGGCGTGCCGCTCTGGTACTTCTCCCAGTCGCCCCGGGTGGCCATCCAG CCTGACATCTACCCAGGGAACTGCTGGGCGTTCAAAGGCTCCCAGGGGTATCTGGTGGTGAGGCTGTCAATGACGATCTGCCCGACCGCCTTCACCCTGGAGCACATACCGAAAGCGCTGTCGCCCACGGGCAGCATCACCAGCGCCCCCAAGGACTTCGCGGTTTTC